One genomic segment of Pseudomonas chlororaphis subsp. aurantiaca includes these proteins:
- a CDS encoding MFS transporter produces the protein MSTPQPLSPAERYWQRNLAVCALGAFTTIVAMTLLLPFLPLYVEQLGVSDPAAIVQWSGVAFGATFLSAAITAPLWGRLGDRYGRKLMLIRASLGMALAMSLIGLAENVWQLVLLRLLAGLLGGYASGATILVATQTPKARSGWALGVLSSGIMAGSLAGPLVGGLLPPLIGIRSTFFIAGAVIFVTFLATTFLLKEAPREPRTATQKGQAPDHSWASVTDKKPLLSMFAVACLLMFATMSIEPIITVYLQELRAENVTLMAGLVMSATALGSIISASQLGKLADRIGHWRVLTVCLAAAALLLIPQALVSAPWQLVLLRFLMGLALGGLLPCISSIIRHSVPENIAGRMLGYSTSSQYVGQVLGPLAGGFLGGHFGMRTVFVGTCGVMALCALVTWWFGSMKPAVAVAGEAG, from the coding sequence ATGTCCACCCCGCAGCCGCTGTCTCCCGCCGAACGCTACTGGCAGCGCAACCTCGCGGTGTGCGCCCTGGGGGCGTTCACCACCATTGTCGCGATGACCCTGCTGTTACCGTTCCTGCCGTTGTACGTCGAGCAACTGGGCGTCAGCGACCCGGCGGCCATCGTCCAGTGGTCCGGCGTGGCCTTTGGCGCGACCTTTCTGTCGGCGGCGATCACCGCGCCCTTGTGGGGCCGCCTGGGCGATCGCTATGGGCGCAAGCTGATGCTGATCCGCGCCAGCCTCGGCATGGCGCTGGCCATGTCGCTGATCGGCCTGGCGGAGAACGTCTGGCAACTGGTGTTGCTGCGCCTGCTGGCAGGCTTGCTCGGCGGTTATGCCTCGGGGGCGACCATCCTGGTCGCCACGCAAACCCCCAAGGCGCGCTCCGGTTGGGCGTTGGGCGTGCTGTCTTCGGGGATCATGGCCGGCAGCCTGGCCGGGCCTTTGGTAGGTGGCCTGCTGCCGCCGCTGATCGGCATCCGCAGCACCTTCTTTATCGCCGGCGCGGTGATCTTCGTGACCTTCCTGGCCACCACCTTCCTGCTGAAGGAGGCGCCGCGCGAGCCGCGCACGGCGACGCAAAAGGGCCAGGCGCCGGACCATTCCTGGGCATCGGTGACGGACAAGAAACCACTGCTGAGCATGTTCGCGGTGGCTTGCCTGCTGATGTTCGCGACCATGTCCATCGAGCCGATCATCACCGTGTATCTGCAGGAACTGCGGGCGGAAAACGTCACGCTGATGGCGGGGCTGGTGATGTCCGCCACGGCCCTGGGCAGCATCATTTCCGCTTCGCAGCTGGGCAAGCTGGCCGACCGTATCGGCCACTGGCGGGTGCTCACTGTATGCCTGGCCGCGGCGGCGCTGTTGCTGATTCCCCAGGCGCTGGTCAGCGCCCCCTGGCAACTGGTGCTGCTGCGTTTTCTCATGGGCCTGGCCCTGGGCGGGCTGTTGCCTTGCATCTCCAGCATCATTCGCCATTCGGTGCCGGAAAACATCGCCGGGCGGATGCTTGGCTACTCGACTTCCAGCCAGTACGTCGGGCAGGTGCTCGGCCCCCTGGCCGGGGGCTTTCTCGGCGGGCACTTCGGTATGCGCACGGTGTTTGTCGGCACCTGCGGCGTCATGGCCTTGTGTGCCCTTGTGACCTGGTGGTTCGGCTCGATGAAACCTGCCGTGGCGGTGGCAGGTGAAGCCGGTTAA
- a CDS encoding TetR/AcrR family transcriptional regulator, translating to MSSTLSEASPPRRRLSREERLQQLLEVAWQLIGAEGTEALTLGRLAEQAGVTKPVVYDHFVTRAGLLAALYQDFDARQTLLMDAALDRSEATLDSRATVIAGSYVDCVLTQGREIPGVIAALASTPELARIKEEYELIFLEKCRAALAPFAAPGTIATASLRAMLGAAEALSHAAATGEISREQARDELFETIVAMVERSARRGAGPA from the coding sequence ATGTCAAGCACCCTCTCCGAGGCTTCACCACCCCGTCGCCGCCTGTCCCGGGAAGAGCGCCTGCAACAGTTGCTGGAAGTGGCCTGGCAATTGATCGGCGCGGAAGGCACCGAGGCCCTGACCCTGGGCCGCCTCGCCGAACAGGCCGGAGTGACCAAGCCGGTGGTCTATGACCATTTCGTCACCCGCGCCGGGCTGCTGGCGGCGCTCTACCAGGACTTCGATGCACGCCAGACGCTGCTGATGGACGCCGCCCTGGACCGCAGCGAAGCGACCCTGGACAGCCGCGCGACAGTTATCGCAGGCTCTTATGTCGACTGCGTGCTGACCCAGGGCCGGGAGATCCCCGGGGTGATCGCCGCGCTGGCCAGTACGCCGGAACTGGCGCGGATCAAGGAGGAGTACGAGCTGATCTTCCTGGAAAAATGCCGCGCCGCCCTCGCCCCCTTCGCGGCCCCCGGGACCATAGCCACGGCTAGCCTGCGGGCGATGCTCGGGGCCGCCGAGGCGCTGTCCCATGCCGCGGCCACCGGAGAAATCAGCCGCGAGCAGGCCCGCGACGAGCTGTTCGAGACCATTGTCGCCATGGTCGAGCGCAGCGCGCGGCGTGGTGCCGGCCCGGCTTAA
- a CDS encoding NAD(P)H-dependent oxidoreductase: MHALIVVAHHDPRSLSHSLATQVAEGLGPSHSFEVADLFAEAFDPRFNVADHAVHRRQEQPPADVLAEQARIDRADALVLVYPVYWWSMPALLKGWIDRVFANGWAFDFNLEANRFEKKLGHLRVHLLGVGGADAGTYGRHGYETAMKTQIDHGIFDYCGARVLTSQLLLESESQDPALHLRTARTIGRGLFTRAETAAAVQAG, translated from the coding sequence ATGCATGCGCTTATCGTTGTCGCCCACCATGATCCCCGCTCGCTCAGTCACAGCCTGGCGACCCAGGTCGCCGAGGGCCTTGGGCCGTCCCATTCGTTCGAGGTCGCCGACCTGTTCGCCGAGGCGTTCGACCCACGCTTCAACGTCGCCGACCACGCGGTCCATCGCCGGCAGGAACAGCCCCCGGCCGACGTGCTGGCCGAGCAGGCGCGCATTGATCGCGCGGATGCGCTGGTGCTGGTCTATCCGGTGTACTGGTGGTCGATGCCGGCGCTGCTCAAGGGCTGGATCGACCGGGTGTTCGCCAACGGCTGGGCATTCGATTTCAACCTCGAAGCCAATCGCTTTGAGAAGAAGCTCGGACACCTGCGGGTGCATCTGCTCGGCGTCGGTGGGGCCGATGCCGGCACTTACGGGCGCCACGGCTACGAGACGGCGATGAAGACCCAGATCGATCACGGGATCTTCGATTACTGCGGCGCGCGGGTGCTGACCTCGCAGCTGTTGCTGGAATCGGAAAGCCAGGACCCGGCGCTGCATTTGCGCACGGCCCGGACCATCGGTCGTGGTCTGTTCACCCGCGCCGAAACCGCCGCGGCGGTCCAGGCGGGGTGA
- a CDS encoding DUF2388 domain-containing protein produces MRRLLLVSSLLLCLPAGSAMARVDAGDVATSAGVSASLYSTFKDDKMVIPARDDASSFVASGGAIRGVYLESVLQKIRQENPGLNASDEELARAILTQQAQPAGH; encoded by the coding sequence ATGCGCCGCCTATTACTCGTTTCTTCGTTGTTGCTCTGTCTGCCCGCAGGTTCAGCCATGGCCCGTGTCGATGCGGGTGATGTCGCCACCTCGGCAGGGGTTTCCGCCTCGCTGTACTCGACCTTCAAGGACGACAAGATGGTGATTCCCGCCCGTGACGACGCTTCCAGTTTCGTCGCCAGCGGTGGTGCCATCCGTGGTGTCTACCTGGAGTCGGTGCTGCAGAAAATCCGCCAGGAAAACCCAGGCCTCAACGCCAGCGATGAAGAACTGGCCAGGGCCATCCTCACTCAACAGGCGCAGCCCGCCGGGCACTAA
- the ppnN gene encoding nucleotide 5'-monophosphate nucleosidase PpnN, with product MQPRHVINASVSPKGSLETLSQREVQQLSEAGSGSIYALFRQCALAILNTGAHVDNAKTILDAYKDFEVRIHQQDRGVRLELLNAPADAFVDGEMIASTREMLFSALRDIVYTESELASQRIDLESSQGITDYVFHLLRNARTLRPGVEPKMVVCWGGHSISTEEYQYTKKVGHELGLRKLDVCTGCGPGVMKGPMKGATIAHAKQRMSGSRYLGLTEPGIIAAEAPNPIVNELVILPDIEKRLEAFVRVGHGIIIFPGGAGTAEEFLYLLGILMHPDNRDLPFPVILTGPKSAAPYLEQLHAFVGATLGDAAHSLYQIIIDDPAEVARQMTEGLKEVKQFRRERNDAFHFNWLLKIDEGFQRPFDPTHANMAGLQLDHALPSHELAANLRRAFSGIVAGNVKDKGIRLIEKHGPYEIHGDTAIMQPLDHLLKSFVQQHRMKLPGGAAYVPCYRVVS from the coding sequence ATGCAACCAAGACACGTCATCAACGCTTCGGTCAGCCCCAAAGGCAGCCTGGAGACTTTGTCCCAACGTGAAGTGCAACAACTCAGCGAAGCCGGTTCCGGCAGCATCTATGCCCTGTTCCGCCAGTGCGCCCTGGCCATCCTCAATACCGGCGCCCACGTCGATAACGCCAAGACCATCCTCGACGCCTACAAGGATTTCGAGGTTCGCATCCACCAGCAGGACCGTGGCGTGCGCCTGGAACTGCTGAACGCCCCGGCCGATGCCTTCGTCGATGGCGAGATGATCGCCAGCACCCGGGAAATGCTGTTCAGCGCCCTGCGCGACATCGTCTACACCGAAAGCGAGCTGGCCAGCCAGCGCATCGACCTGGAAAGCTCCCAGGGCATCACCGACTACGTCTTCCACCTGCTGCGCAACGCCCGCACCCTGCGCCCGGGCGTGGAGCCGAAGATGGTGGTGTGCTGGGGCGGCCACTCGATCAGCACCGAGGAATACCAGTACACCAAGAAGGTCGGCCATGAGCTGGGCCTGCGCAAACTGGACGTCTGCACCGGTTGCGGCCCGGGCGTGATGAAGGGCCCGATGAAGGGCGCGACCATTGCCCATGCCAAGCAGCGCATGAGCGGCAGCCGTTACCTGGGCCTCACCGAGCCGGGCATCATCGCCGCCGAGGCGCCGAACCCGATCGTCAACGAGCTGGTGATCCTGCCGGACATCGAGAAGCGCCTGGAAGCCTTCGTCCGCGTCGGCCACGGCATCATCATCTTCCCGGGCGGCGCTGGCACCGCCGAGGAGTTCCTGTACCTGCTGGGCATCCTCATGCACCCGGACAACCGCGACCTGCCGTTCCCGGTAATCCTCACCGGGCCGAAAAGCGCCGCGCCGTACCTGGAGCAGTTGCATGCCTTCGTCGGCGCGACCCTGGGCGATGCGGCCCACAGCCTGTACCAGATCATCATCGACGACCCGGCCGAGGTCGCCCGGCAGATGACCGAGGGGCTCAAGGAGGTCAAGCAGTTCCGCCGAGAACGCAACGACGCCTTCCACTTCAACTGGCTGCTGAAAATCGACGAAGGCTTCCAGCGTCCGTTCGACCCGACCCACGCCAACATGGCCGGCCTGCAACTGGACCACGCACTGCCGTCCCACGAACTGGCGGCCAACCTGCGCCGCGCGTTCTCCGGCATCGTCGCCGGCAACGTCAAGGACAAGGGCATCCGCCTGATCGAGAAGCACGGCCCGTACGAAATCCACGGCGACACCGCGATCATGCAGCCGCTGGATCACCTGCTCAAATCCTTCGTCCAGCAGCACCGGATGAAACTGCCGGGCGGCGCGGCCTATGTGCCGTGCTACCGGGTCGTCAGCTGA